In Flavobacterium sp. N3904, one DNA window encodes the following:
- a CDS encoding lipid II flippase Amj family protein: MTVNILLVCVLTSIIHFIGIISLSAKIVGTRTKRIASSASIFNIIIIISQFSNTIQAPLLTKTIENSINLGNLPNDLMFRSIIFSATIGSIVGGLFIPTIHRFMEKGVNALYNNRSVFVVVIKSLSLSTIIHFKKSFTIPKKNNFYRLKKYRDIYIELVLLNVVVYAFITVSVLSCLYAGYLNPNLRTTCLSMSGVAVSLGSIGMMLFIEPYHATLTDKVIDGSVTESFFRRHLTFVIVARIFGTILGQFIFIPLAWVIVKLAELL, from the coding sequence ATGACTGTCAATATTTTATTAGTTTGCGTTCTAACTTCAATAATTCATTTTATAGGGATTATTAGTTTATCGGCCAAGATTGTTGGGACACGAACCAAACGTATTGCATCTTCCGCTTCCATATTCAATATAATTATTATTATATCGCAATTTTCAAACACCATACAAGCCCCATTACTGACCAAAACTATTGAAAATAGTATTAATTTAGGAAATTTGCCGAATGATTTAATGTTTAGAAGCATTATTTTTTCTGCTACAATTGGAAGTATTGTTGGAGGACTGTTTATACCGACAATTCATAGGTTTATGGAAAAAGGTGTAAATGCATTATATAATAATCGTTCTGTTTTTGTTGTAGTAATAAAATCATTGAGTTTGTCTACAATCATTCATTTCAAGAAAAGCTTTACAATTCCTAAAAAAAATAATTTTTATCGCTTAAAAAAATACAGAGACATATATATAGAGTTAGTTTTGCTGAATGTTGTTGTATATGCTTTTATTACGGTAAGTGTGCTTTCCTGTTTGTATGCGGGTTATTTGAATCCAAATTTACGGACTACTTGCTTATCAATGAGCGGTGTTGCGGTTAGCTTAGGTTCTATAGGGATGATGTTATTTATAGAACCTTATCACGCAACATTAACAGATAAAGTTATTGATGGTTCTGTTACGGAATCATTTTTTAGAAGACATCTCACTTTTGTTATTGTTGCTAGGATCTTTGGAACAATTCTGGGACAATTTATTTTTATTCCCTTAGCGTGGGTAATTGTAAAATTAGCTGAATTGTTATAG
- a CDS encoding glycosyltransferase, producing the protein MNILITNIVVFEYTGTETYVKELAIELTNRGHSVEIFTFFKGKLAQELIEKGINVTSDLRQLKLTPDIIHAHHNIAALKVLSFFKFTPVVYFIHDRTSAFDYPFRHKNILKYIAVDYNCKERYCIENGFKEKDIEVVYNWANVDRFRLKQKINSHPKKALVFSNYLDENNIYPEIKEACVELGIEIEIIGSLSGNPCTKPEQILSKYDLVFAKAKAAIEAMATGAAVIVCDYRGLGGMVTSSNVKHFRDFNFGMKLMSKEPTKNNLIEEIKKYDSSEIIKVSEYIIKESDFLSVVSRLEVIYTELILEFKNEKRGNYNSTFFRNIFIYKVVLRSLILTQIRLRCPKLFIFLRSVFKKFKRNF; encoded by the coding sequence ATGAATATTTTAATCACAAATATTGTTGTTTTTGAGTACACAGGAACAGAAACATATGTAAAAGAGTTGGCAATTGAGCTCACAAATAGAGGTCATTCAGTAGAAATTTTTACATTCTTTAAAGGAAAATTAGCGCAAGAATTAATTGAAAAAGGAATTAATGTTACTTCCGATTTAAGACAATTGAAATTAACTCCCGATATTATTCATGCTCATCACAATATAGCTGCTCTTAAAGTACTAAGTTTTTTTAAATTTACTCCAGTTGTTTATTTTATTCACGATCGAACTTCAGCATTCGATTATCCTTTTCGTCATAAAAATATTCTGAAATATATTGCTGTTGACTACAATTGCAAAGAAAGGTATTGCATTGAAAATGGTTTTAAAGAAAAAGATATTGAAGTTGTTTATAATTGGGCAAATGTTGATCGATTTCGATTGAAACAAAAAATAAATTCTCATCCAAAAAAGGCATTAGTATTTTCTAATTATTTGGATGAAAATAATATTTATCCAGAAATAAAAGAAGCATGTGTTGAGCTGGGGATTGAAATTGAAATAATTGGTTCTTTAAGCGGTAATCCTTGTACAAAGCCCGAACAAATTCTCTCAAAATATGATTTGGTATTTGCAAAAGCAAAAGCCGCAATAGAGGCAATGGCTACCGGAGCAGCTGTCATAGTTTGTGATTATAGAGGATTAGGCGGTATGGTTACAAGTTCGAATGTGAAACATTTTAGAGATTTTAATTTTGGAATGAAATTGATGTCAAAAGAACCCACAAAAAATAATTTGATTGAAGAGATTAAGAAATATGACTCTTCAGAGATAATTAAAGTTTCAGAATATATTATTAAAGAATCAGATTTTCTTTCCGTTGTCAGTCGTTTAGAGGTAATTTACACAGAGCTAATCCTAGAATTTAAAAATGAGAAAAGAGGGAATTACAATTCGACATTTTTCAGGAATATATTTATTTATAAGGTTGTATTAAGAAGTTTAATTTTGACACAAATTAGATTACGATGCCCTAAATTATTTATTTTTTTGAGATCAGTTTTTAAAAAATTTAAAAGAAATTTTTAA
- the rpmA gene encoding 50S ribosomal protein L27, with amino-acid sequence MAHKKGVGSSKNGRESESKRLGVKIFGGQAAIAGNIIVRQRGSKHNPGENVYISKDHTLHARVDGVVFFQKKKDNKSYVSILPFEA; translated from the coding sequence ATGGCTCACAAGAAAGGTGTCGGTAGTTCTAAGAATGGTAGAGAATCAGAATCAAAACGTTTAGGCGTTAAGATTTTTGGTGGTCAAGCTGCTATTGCTGGGAACATCATCGTAAGACAAAGAGGTTCAAAACATAATCCAGGTGAAAACGTTTACATTAGTAAAGATCATACTTTACATGCAAGAGTTGATGGTGTTGTTTTCTTCCAAAAGAAAAAAGATAATAAATCTTATGTTTCTATACTTCCATTCGAAGCATAA
- the ahcY gene encoding adenosylhomocysteinase, with the protein MSTTTMPFVAFKVKDISLAAWGRKEIELAEAEMPGLMALRAEYKDEQPLAGARIAGCLHMTIQTAVLIETLIALGAEVTWSSCNIFSTQDQAAAAIAAAGIQVYAWKGLNEVDFDWCIEQTLFFGEDRKPLNMILDDGGDLTNMVIDRYPELVAGIKGLSEETTTGVHRLYERVKAGTLPMPAINVNDSVTKSKFDNKYGCKESAVDAVRRATDIMLAGKRVIVCGYGDVGKGTAASFRGAGSIVTVTEIDPICALQAAMDGFEVKKLNSVVANADIIITTTGNKDIVLGSHFEQMKDKTIVCNIGHFDNEIDMAWLNKNHGASKIEIKPQVDKYTIAGKDIIILAEGRLVNLGCATGHPSFVMSNSFTNQTLAQIELWKNSAAYNNDVYMLPKHLDEKVAFLHLAKLGVELEVLRDDQAAYIGVEVDGPFKPEYYRY; encoded by the coding sequence ATGAGTACAACGACTATGCCTTTTGTGGCTTTCAAAGTAAAAGACATTTCTCTAGCAGCATGGGGAAGAAAAGAAATTGAACTAGCAGAAGCTGAAATGCCAGGTTTAATGGCGCTACGTGCAGAATACAAAGACGAACAACCACTTGCTGGCGCTCGTATTGCTGGATGTTTGCACATGACGATTCAAACTGCGGTTTTGATTGAAACATTGATCGCTCTTGGTGCTGAAGTGACTTGGAGTTCTTGTAACATTTTCTCAACTCAGGATCAAGCTGCTGCTGCAATTGCTGCTGCTGGAATTCAGGTTTATGCTTGGAAAGGGTTGAACGAAGTGGATTTTGACTGGTGTATTGAGCAAACATTATTCTTTGGTGAAGACCGAAAACCATTGAACATGATTCTTGATGACGGTGGAGATTTGACAAACATGGTTATTGACCGTTACCCAGAATTGGTTGCAGGAATCAAAGGATTGTCTGAAGAAACTACAACAGGAGTTCACAGATTATACGAAAGAGTAAAAGCGGGAACATTACCAATGCCTGCAATTAACGTAAATGACTCGGTTACTAAATCAAAATTCGATAACAAATACGGATGTAAAGAATCTGCAGTTGATGCGGTTCGTCGTGCTACTGATATCATGTTGGCAGGAAAAAGAGTAATCGTTTGTGGATATGGCGATGTTGGAAAAGGTACTGCTGCTTCTTTTAGAGGTGCTGGATCTATTGTAACAGTAACTGAAATTGACCCAATTTGTGCTTTACAAGCTGCAATGGATGGTTTTGAAGTTAAAAAATTAAACTCAGTTGTTGCTAATGCTGATATCATTATTACAACTACCGGAAATAAAGACATCGTTTTGGGTTCTCATTTCGAACAAATGAAAGATAAAACTATCGTTTGTAACATCGGCCACTTTGACAACGAAATTGATATGGCTTGGTTGAATAAAAATCACGGCGCCTCAAAAATCGAAATCAAACCTCAAGTTGACAAATATACTATTGCTGGAAAAGACATCATCATTTTGGCAGAAGGGCGTTTGGTAAACTTAGGTTGTGCTACAGGACACCCAAGTTTTGTAATGAGCAACTCATTTACAAACCAGACTTTGGCTCAAATCGAATTGTGGAAAAACAGCGCGGCATACAACAATGACGTGTATATGTTACCAAAACACTTGGATGAAAAAGTAGCCTTCTTACACCTTGCAAAATTAGGAGTGGAATTGGAAGTTTTACGTGACGATCAAGCAGCTTATATTGGAGTTGAAGTTGATGGTCCATTCAAACCAGAATATTACAGATACTAA
- a CDS encoding geranylgeranylglyceryl/heptaprenylglyceryl phosphate synthase gives MMNIYNAILQAKTENRKLLAILLDPDKIVWKNLEHLISKINQSPATHIFIGGSHVQNNILNDLIIRLKQKINLPIVLFPGNPSQISAKADAILFLSLISGRNPDYLIKHQVDAVPILKKTQLEIISTGYMLIESGSETAVARVSNTKPLNRNNNDYAMHTAQAGEMLGHKLIYLEAGSGAKQAVPLEMIKKVSENIEIPLIVGGGIIDLQSIQKAYEAGADLVVIGTAFEKDINFF, from the coding sequence ATGATGAATATTTATAATGCTATACTTCAGGCCAAAACTGAAAACCGAAAATTACTTGCCATACTCCTCGATCCTGATAAGATTGTTTGGAAAAACTTGGAACATTTAATTTCAAAAATCAATCAATCTCCCGCAACCCACATTTTCATTGGCGGAAGCCATGTGCAAAATAATATTCTAAACGATTTGATTATTAGATTAAAACAAAAAATAAATTTGCCAATTGTCCTTTTTCCAGGAAACCCATCCCAAATTTCAGCAAAGGCAGATGCGATTTTGTTTCTATCCTTAATCTCAGGAAGAAATCCGGATTATTTGATAAAACATCAAGTAGATGCAGTGCCGATTTTAAAGAAAACCCAACTCGAAATTATTTCAACAGGTTATATGCTCATTGAAAGTGGTAGTGAAACGGCGGTAGCCAGAGTGAGTAATACCAAGCCATTGAATAGAAATAATAACGATTATGCGATGCATACTGCCCAAGCAGGCGAAATGTTAGGTCATAAGCTCATTTATCTTGAAGCGGGAAGCGGTGCAAAACAAGCTGTGCCACTAGAAATGATAAAAAAAGTTTCAGAAAATATCGAAATTCCACTAATTGTTGGTGGGGGAATTATAGATTTGCAAAGCATTCAAAAAGCATACGAAGCTGGAGCCGATTTAGTTGTAATTGGAACCGCTTTTGAAAAGGATATAAATTTTTTTTGA
- a CDS encoding M16 family metallopeptidase codes for MSSAALMLGGVASAQKVIFEEYDLNNGLHVILHHDASVPVVITSVMYHVGAKDENPDRTGFAHFFEHLLFEGTKNIKRGEWFKIVTSNGGTNNANTTDDRTYYYEIFPSNNLELGLWMESERLMHPIINKIGVDTQNEVVKEEKRTSYDNRPYGNILKAVKENLFKNHPYRWTTIGSMKDLDAATLEEFQAFNKKFYLPNNAVLVVAGDFEKKQTKEWIQKYFGPIPKGEIAPKKTYIEEPISKTIKATYEDPNIQIPMLIASYRTPSMKSRDARVLDLISSYLSDGKSSKLYKKIVDDRKMALQIGALAFSQEDYGMYIVYALPMDNCSTTDILEEIDEEIAKIQTELISENDYQKLQNKFDNNFVNTNATIEGIANNLASYYLLYNNINLINTEIELYHSITREEIREVAKKYLNPNQRLLLDYIPGKSQ; via the coding sequence ATGTCAAGTGCTGCATTAATGCTTGGAGGAGTAGCTTCGGCTCAAAAAGTAATTTTCGAGGAATATGATTTAAACAACGGCTTACACGTTATTTTACACCATGATGCTTCTGTTCCTGTTGTAATCACTTCGGTCATGTATCATGTCGGTGCCAAAGACGAAAACCCAGACCGTACCGGTTTTGCACACTTTTTCGAACACCTATTGTTTGAAGGCACCAAAAACATCAAGAGAGGTGAATGGTTTAAAATTGTAACTTCAAATGGAGGTACAAATAACGCCAACACTACCGACGACAGAACCTATTATTACGAAATATTCCCTTCTAACAATTTAGAATTGGGACTTTGGATGGAATCCGAAAGATTAATGCATCCTATAATTAATAAAATTGGGGTTGATACCCAAAACGAAGTTGTCAAGGAAGAAAAAAGAACAAGTTACGACAACCGTCCTTATGGTAATATTTTGAAAGCCGTAAAAGAAAACCTATTCAAAAATCATCCCTATCGTTGGACAACAATTGGTTCTATGAAAGATCTAGATGCCGCTACTCTTGAAGAATTTCAGGCATTCAACAAAAAATTCTATTTGCCCAATAATGCTGTTTTGGTAGTTGCCGGTGATTTCGAAAAAAAACAAACCAAAGAATGGATTCAAAAATACTTTGGTCCAATTCCTAAAGGAGAAATAGCACCCAAAAAAACCTATATAGAAGAACCTATCTCCAAAACCATCAAAGCTACCTATGAAGATCCCAATATCCAAATCCCGATGTTGATTGCCAGTTACCGTACGCCATCTATGAAAAGTAGAGATGCAAGAGTACTGGACTTAATTTCTTCATACCTAAGCGATGGAAAAAGTTCTAAATTATACAAAAAAATAGTAGACGATAGAAAAATGGCGTTACAAATTGGCGCTTTAGCTTTTAGTCAGGAAGATTACGGAATGTACATCGTATACGCTTTGCCAATGGATAATTGCAGTACCACCGACATTCTGGAAGAAATCGACGAAGAAATAGCAAAAATCCAAACCGAATTGATTTCTGAAAATGACTATCAAAAACTACAAAACAAGTTTGACAACAATTTCGTAAACACCAATGCGACCATAGAAGGAATTGCCAATAATCTGGCATCGTATTACCTTCTTTACAACAATATAAATCTAATAAACACCGAAATTGAACTGTACCATTCTATAACAAGAGAAGAAATAAGGGAAGTCGCCAAAAAATATCTAAATCCTAATCAACGTTTACTTTTGGATTACATACCTGGTAAAAGCCAATAA
- the rplU gene encoding 50S ribosomal protein L21: MYAIVEIAGQQFKVSKDLKVYVHRLTNEEGSKVSFDKVYLVDDNGSITIGAPAIEGASVEAKVLQHLKGDKVIVFKKKRRKGYKKRNGHRQYLTQIVIEGITIGGTVKKAAAKKAVVAEATTEEVEAAPKVKKAPKAKKEATQE, encoded by the coding sequence ATGTATGCAATCGTAGAGATAGCAGGGCAACAGTTTAAAGTTAGCAAAGACCTAAAGGTTTACGTTCACCGTTTAACAAATGAAGAAGGATCAAAAGTTTCTTTTGACAAAGTTTATTTAGTTGACGATAACGGTTCAATCACAATAGGCGCCCCAGCTATAGAAGGTGCTTCAGTAGAAGCTAAAGTGTTACAACACTTAAAAGGAGATAAAGTAATCGTTTTCAAAAAGAAAAGAAGAAAAGGTTACAAAAAGAGAAACGGTCACAGACAATATCTTACTCAAATTGTAATTGAAGGTATTACTATTGGCGGAACTGTAAAGAAAGCAGCTGCTAAAAAAGCGGTTGTTGCCGAAGCTACTACAGAAGAAGTAGAAGCAGCTCCAAAAGTAAAAAAAGCTCCAAAGGCTAAAAAAGAAGCTACACAAGAATAA
- a CDS encoding patatin-like phospholipase family protein: MKKNLPLALLFFLLVVPQIIFAQDKKPKVVLVLSGGGAKGVAHIPLLQALDSLHIVPDLIVGNSMGSVIGGLYAMGYSGDSIEKITKSIDWEKVLGGSISLKNVSVEEKSEFERYLVGIDINNGKPTSLSSLLNDQNLREYLSELTFPVYNIKDFDNLSIPFRAMATDLVEGKEVVLSKGSLAYAMRASMSLPAIFKPMSYEKTLLVDGGVMNNFPTDVALKMGADIIIGSDVGGGMEPADKLNNLITVLLQTSMLPSNIKDPDNRKLCTILVDHLPNLRYSTSDFAKSAEIYDDGKIATKLNMDALTALAKKLNGYEQRIHKLPKVKNEFLIDTIVYKNISKENLSLVIARTNLKDHAIYTTKDLVEGINRAMGTNLFNQITYSYFIKDGDKIGLILNGFEHAKNQLNASLHYDTYRGVGLILNYTGRNILGTSSRSLITLDIAEQPRFRIDYQSNFGKQKEWWWGSEIYGAFLNQEIYLNGKSANNLLFNTVEFNNEFNRNINSLKSYVGVSLNYQYTELLPKYNSAGNNNVYLSSYHFKDVELNVHYLFNDMNRVFFATKGYSLEANINRSLYTDANLVYSDPALNINGPTNAFYKMGLDYEKRFEIKKSITGFVGVNANFIFEEKLKANQVSFSDYGYGAKYFLGGIIQSPGGDSFTFPGLNEDELNVTQVMEVELGLQLNPLSKIYLTPHFNIATVGFDNFNEYIKNAFHPDGDWQNHTQTSLLMSAGGAASYLSILGPINFDVSWVNQLDKARVFFSIGLLFNPSN, from the coding sequence TTGAAAAAAAACCTACCCTTAGCACTTCTATTCTTTTTATTGGTAGTTCCACAAATTATTTTTGCCCAAGACAAAAAACCAAAGGTTGTTTTGGTATTGAGTGGTGGCGGTGCCAAAGGAGTTGCACATATTCCTTTATTACAAGCATTAGACTCTTTGCATATTGTTCCCGATCTTATCGTTGGAAACAGTATGGGAAGTGTAATTGGAGGGCTATATGCTATGGGGTATTCCGGTGATAGCATAGAAAAAATAACGAAAAGTATTGATTGGGAAAAAGTTCTCGGCGGGAGTATTTCTTTAAAAAATGTAAGTGTCGAAGAAAAAAGTGAATTTGAAAGATATTTGGTAGGAATAGATATAAATAATGGAAAACCAACTAGTTTGAGTTCATTATTAAACGATCAAAACTTAAGAGAATATTTATCAGAATTAACCTTTCCTGTTTATAATATAAAGGATTTTGATAATCTATCCATACCCTTTAGAGCAATGGCTACCGATTTAGTAGAGGGGAAAGAAGTGGTCCTGAGTAAAGGTAGTCTAGCTTATGCTATGAGAGCAAGCATGTCCTTGCCAGCAATCTTCAAACCAATGTCGTATGAAAAAACATTGCTGGTAGATGGTGGAGTAATGAATAACTTTCCAACTGATGTCGCCCTAAAAATGGGAGCTGACATTATTATTGGAAGTGATGTTGGAGGTGGAATGGAGCCCGCAGATAAATTAAATAATCTAATAACTGTTTTGCTTCAAACCAGTATGTTGCCAAGCAATATAAAAGATCCCGACAATAGAAAACTTTGTACAATATTAGTTGACCATCTACCAAACCTAAGATACTCTACCAGTGATTTTGCAAAAAGTGCAGAAATCTATGATGATGGTAAAATTGCAACAAAACTTAATATGGATGCATTAACCGCTTTGGCAAAAAAATTAAATGGATACGAACAAAGAATCCATAAACTGCCAAAAGTCAAAAATGAATTTCTGATAGACACCATAGTTTACAAAAACATAAGTAAGGAAAATTTGAGTCTTGTAATTGCGAGAACAAACCTGAAAGACCACGCAATATACACAACCAAAGACTTGGTAGAAGGCATTAATAGAGCCATGGGAACCAACCTTTTTAACCAGATTACCTACAGTTATTTTATAAAAGACGGTGATAAAATCGGACTGATATTGAACGGATTTGAGCATGCTAAAAATCAACTAAATGCATCTCTACACTATGATACCTACAGAGGCGTTGGACTAATACTTAATTACACGGGACGAAACATACTGGGCACTTCATCCCGATCGCTAATTACGCTTGATATTGCAGAGCAACCGCGATTTAGAATTGATTACCAGAGTAATTTTGGAAAACAAAAAGAATGGTGGTGGGGTTCTGAAATTTATGGAGCATTCTTAAATCAAGAAATATATCTCAATGGAAAATCTGCAAATAATCTGCTTTTCAATACTGTTGAATTTAACAATGAATTCAATCGAAATATTAATTCGCTTAAAAGCTATGTGGGTGTCTCGCTAAACTACCAATATACTGAGCTGTTGCCTAAATATAACTCAGCAGGCAATAACAATGTCTATTTAAGCAGTTACCATTTCAAAGATGTAGAACTAAATGTGCATTATCTATTCAATGACATGAACAGAGTTTTTTTTGCCACAAAAGGGTATAGCTTAGAAGCTAATATAAATAGATCGCTATACACGGATGCCAATTTAGTATATTCTGATCCAGCGTTAAATATAAATGGACCAACCAATGCTTTTTATAAAATGGGATTGGATTATGAAAAAAGATTTGAAATTAAAAAAAGCATAACAGGATTTGTAGGCGTTAATGCCAATTTTATTTTTGAAGAAAAATTAAAAGCCAATCAAGTTTCATTTTCCGATTATGGTTATGGTGCTAAATATTTTTTGGGAGGCATCATACAAAGTCCAGGTGGAGATAGTTTTACTTTTCCGGGTCTAAATGAAGATGAATTGAATGTTACCCAGGTAATGGAAGTAGAACTTGGTTTACAATTAAATCCTCTTAGTAAAATCTACTTAACACCTCACTTCAACATAGCAACAGTAGGATTTGATAATTTCAATGAATACATTAAAAACGCTTTTCATCCAGATGGGGATTGGCAAAATCATACCCAAACAAGTTTATTGATGTCTGCCGGAGGCGCTGCATCATACCTTTCCATTTTGGGCCCAATAAATTTTGATGTGTCGTGGGTAAATCAACTTGATAAAGCACGAGTGTTTTTCAGTATCGGACTATTGTTTAACCCATCAAACTAG
- a CDS encoding 4'-phosphopantetheinyl transferase family protein: MPLYKTILLNPSTRILVWEITESYQQLFDAVVLNENNTIRLNYMKSEMHQRAFLSVRKLFQEAGYSDFDLYYDEFGKPHLHDGKHISITHSHQFSAIILSDEVVGIDIELQREKIIRIADKFTDTEFSYLNANHKEEYIRKLTVIWGAKEAIFKIRNEKGISFKDHIKVGVFEINDKYTKTELHFDDIIKDFNVCFEEFESNDNNGLKQNFTLVYAFE; the protein is encoded by the coding sequence ATGCCATTATACAAAACCATACTCTTAAACCCATCAACCAGAATCTTGGTTTGGGAAATAACCGAATCCTATCAACAGCTTTTCGACGCAGTGGTACTTAACGAAAACAATACAATTCGATTGAACTACATGAAGTCCGAAATGCACCAACGTGCTTTTCTCAGTGTTCGTAAACTCTTCCAGGAAGCGGGTTATTCGGATTTTGATTTGTATTATGACGAATTCGGAAAACCACATTTGCATGATGGCAAACATATTTCAATTACACATTCCCATCAATTTTCGGCCATTATTCTAAGTGATGAAGTGGTTGGAATAGATATAGAATTGCAACGGGAAAAAATCATACGTATCGCCGATAAATTTACTGACACTGAGTTTTCCTATTTGAACGCTAATCATAAAGAGGAATACATACGAAAACTGACTGTAATTTGGGGTGCCAAAGAAGCTATTTTTAAAATTAGAAATGAAAAGGGTATTAGTTTCAAAGATCATATTAAAGTAGGCGTTTTTGAAATAAACGATAAGTATACCAAAACCGAACTTCACTTCGATGATATAATCAAAGATTTTAATGTGTGCTTTGAGGAATTCGAATCAAACGACAATAATGGTTTGAAACAAAATTTTACTCTTGTTTATGCTTTTGAATAA
- a CDS encoding PQQ-dependent sugar dehydrogenase, which produces MKNILFLFLLFSTYLGTAQVSVPKDSLGSPTKSNGNYSKVIGWKDGETPVAPLGFTVTKYADGFQNPRWLYVTPNGDILVAQSNSNYSFLKQIGATLKGVWRSNNLKHSANIITLLRDSNKDGILDLRETFLSEGLNQPFGMLVIGDWFYVANTNAILRYPYKAGQTKITGKGEKIVDLPAGKHNRHWSRNIIANSDNSKIYVAVGSGSNIAENGIANELLRANILEINPDGSDLKVFAAGLRNPVGMDWAPETKTLWTVVNERDGLGDDLVPDYLTSVKENAFYGWPYAYFGQHEDVRVTEMKPELVKKTIVPDFPLGAHTASLGLAFYTGTSFPEKYKNGAFIAQHGSWNRKKISGYRVIFVPFKDGKPSGKSEEFLTGFIVDPEKDIVHGRPVCVIVTPEGDLLITDDKSNTIWRVTYTK; this is translated from the coding sequence ATGAAAAATATATTATTCTTATTCCTGCTATTTTCAACTTACTTAGGCACAGCCCAAGTCTCGGTTCCAAAAGATTCCCTTGGCTCACCGACCAAATCCAATGGCAATTATTCCAAAGTAATAGGATGGAAAGATGGAGAAACCCCAGTTGCACCTCTAGGATTTACAGTAACAAAATACGCAGATGGTTTTCAAAATCCACGTTGGCTGTATGTTACTCCAAACGGCGATATACTCGTTGCCCAAAGCAATTCTAATTACAGTTTTCTCAAACAAATTGGAGCAACGTTGAAAGGTGTTTGGAGATCCAATAATCTGAAACACAGCGCCAATATTATTACTTTACTTCGAGACAGTAATAAAGATGGAATTCTCGATCTAAGAGAAACTTTTCTTTCAGAAGGTCTTAACCAGCCTTTTGGGATGTTGGTAATCGGCGATTGGTTTTATGTCGCCAATACCAACGCGATATTGCGTTATCCATACAAAGCTGGGCAAACCAAAATAACGGGAAAAGGAGAAAAAATTGTTGATCTCCCCGCTGGTAAACACAACAGGCACTGGTCTCGAAACATTATTGCTAATAGTGACAACTCTAAAATTTATGTTGCTGTGGGCTCTGGTTCGAACATAGCCGAAAACGGAATTGCAAACGAACTCCTTCGTGCTAATATCTTAGAAATAAATCCCGATGGTTCAGATTTAAAAGTTTTTGCAGCCGGACTTCGCAATCCAGTTGGAATGGACTGGGCACCTGAAACCAAAACACTCTGGACAGTAGTAAACGAGCGAGATGGACTGGGAGACGATCTCGTTCCGGATTATCTTACTTCGGTTAAAGAAAATGCTTTTTACGGTTGGCCTTACGCTTATTTTGGCCAACATGAAGATGTAAGAGTAACAGAAATGAAACCCGAACTAGTAAAAAAAACCATCGTTCCCGATTTTCCGCTTGGTGCACATACAGCATCCCTTGGATTGGCATTTTACACCGGAACATCCTTTCCTGAAAAATATAAAAATGGTGCCTTTATAGCGCAACACGGATCATGGAATCGAAAAAAAATATCTGGTTATCGAGTGATATTTGTTCCTTTTAAGGATGGAAAACCATCCGGCAAATCCGAAGAATTCCTAACGGGATTCATAGTAGATCCTGAGAAGGATATCGTTCATGGAAGACCGGTATGTGTGATTGTCACACCCGAAGGAGACCTATTAATTACAGACGACAAAAGCAATACAATTTGGCGGGTAACATATACAAAATAA